One window of Paroedura picta isolate Pp20150507F chromosome 2, Ppicta_v3.0, whole genome shotgun sequence genomic DNA carries:
- the LOC143830947 gene encoding heme-binding protein 1-like isoform X2 encodes MAQPIQQLTRKNHSQDREGVPFTVISRKEKFGKVLYEKRHYEKGKWACVKVHKEQYEQSVCLGFMKIMRYICEQNSSGLYLGMTVPIVTIIHTGESASDIPSFVTVAYYLPGGLQDEPPEPYDPDLIIEEWPPVMVYASCPRLLWQPSCGCAHHSGSEFQRCPEAGTSALDGDCFPISDVNRILNCSICSCLYISPLMTFKYQCFSCLMSYASLLF; translated from the exons ATGGCACAACCAATCCAGCAGCTGACGAGAAAGAACCATTCTCAGGACAGAGAGGGGGTGCCGTTTACTGTGATAAGCCGGAAAGAAAAG TTTGGCAAAGTGCTCTATGAGAAACGGCATTACGAAAAGGGCAAGTGGGCTTGCGTCAAAGTGCACAAAGAGCAGTATGAACAGAGCGTGTGCCTCGGGTTCATGAAGATCATGCGATACATTTGTGAGCAGAATTCTTCAG GGCTGTACTTAGGAATGACTGTTCCCATTGTGACCATCATTCATACTGGTGAATCTGCATCAGATATCCCCAGCTTTGTGACCGTGGCCTACTACCTCCCTGGTGGATTGCAAGATGAGCCACCAGAGCCCTATGACCCTGACCTAATCATTGAAGAATGGCCTCCAGTCATGGTTTATGCCAG CTGTCcccgcctcctttggcagccatcttgtggttgtgcccaccactctgggtcagaattccaaaggtgccctgaGGCTGGCACCTCTGCTTTAGATGGTGATTGTTTCCCGATCTCTGATGTGAACAGGATCTTAAACTGCTCTATCTGTTCCTGCCTGTATATTTCGCCATTGATGACTTTTAAATATCAATGTTTTAGCTGTTTAATGTCATATGCTTCTCTGCTCTTCTGA
- the LOC143830947 gene encoding heme-binding protein 1-like isoform X1, whose translation MEGERLLAFWQAVGRGHCVDVPPDMAQPIQQLTRKNHSQDREGVPFTVISRKEKFGKVLYEKRHYEKGKWACVKVHKEQYEQSVCLGFMKIMRYICEQNSSGLYLGMTVPIVTIIHTGESASDIPSFVTVAYYLPGGLQDEPPEPYDPDLIIEEWPPVMVYARAFGGVANEDSIARETNLLAELLERPELCLQDTFIVAGYTNPAAATRENEIWFLERS comes from the exons ATGGAGGGAGAGCGGCTGCTCGCCTTCTGGCAGGCCGTAGGCAGGGGCCACTGCGTGGACGTGCCGCCCG ATATGGCACAACCAATCCAGCAGCTGACGAGAAAGAACCATTCTCAGGACAGAGAGGGGGTGCCGTTTACTGTGATAAGCCGGAAAGAAAAG TTTGGCAAAGTGCTCTATGAGAAACGGCATTACGAAAAGGGCAAGTGGGCTTGCGTCAAAGTGCACAAAGAGCAGTATGAACAGAGCGTGTGCCTCGGGTTCATGAAGATCATGCGATACATTTGTGAGCAGAATTCTTCAG GGCTGTACTTAGGAATGACTGTTCCCATTGTGACCATCATTCATACTGGTGAATCTGCATCAGATATCCCCAGCTTTGTGACCGTGGCCTACTACCTCCCTGGTGGATTGCAAGATGAGCCACCAGAGCCCTATGACCCTGACCTAATCATTGAAGAATGGCCTCCAGTCATGGTTTATGCCAG GGCTTTTGGAGGAGTCGCCAATGAAGACTCAATTGCAAGAGAAACAAACCTGCTGGCAGAACTTCTGGAAAGGCCAGAGCTGTGCTTGCAAGACACTTTCATTGTTGCAGGATACACCAATCCAGCAGCCGCTACCCGAGAGAATGAAATATGGTTTCTTGAGAGATCGTAG